A stretch of DNA from Oreochromis aureus strain Israel breed Guangdong linkage group 23, ZZ_aureus, whole genome shotgun sequence:
GATCTGTGCTATTATTCTcaccttttttatattttattacataATGTACAGTAGGTATCCAGAAAATGTGGAGTGCACATACTGACCAGCATAAAGTCCTGCTGCCTGCTCCGATGGTAACTGTATATGCACAGTGTCTCCTTTTCTTAATGGGAGTACTGCACTCCCTGAAGCCTGATCTAGCAATCCTTTTTTATACTCATCATAAGTGTACATAACTGGCTCATTATTCTTCATCAGTGCCACCCACACATTACCTCCTTTGCAGTGTACATTGTAAGAAAAGTAGTAGATCCCTGGTATGCTACAGGTAAAAACACCATTCTGGGGACTGTAATCCTGATTGCCATTGTGCAAGAGTTTGTCAAAGATGACAGGGGAACCCACAGGAGGGAATGGGTTTGTGAGTTTAGCTGTGAATGCAGGCAGCTCAGGGCCATTTCCACCAATCTCACCTCCATTTGGGTTCTTGTAACCTTGTTTTTGGCCACTGTATGGGCCAGTCATAGGAAGGATCTGTCCAAGGTCAGGAAATGAAGCAGGTTGTCCAGGAGGTCCAGGGGGTCCAGGTTGTCCCGGTTGCCCTGGAAATCCAGGAGGACCACTGGGACCGGGGTTACCTTGTGGACCAACAAGACCTGGGGGTCCTGGGGCGCCATCACCAGGATAGCCAGGTTTACCTGGTAAGCCTGCATCGCCTTTTCGTCCAGGAAGCCCAGGGGGTCCAATTGGGCCCCCTGGTCCTGTAAGCCCTGGAATACCTTGTGGCCCCTGGGGGCCTTTCTCTCCAGCCtgtcctccttctcctcttgTTCCTGTTAATCCTGCAGCACCAGGGGCACCAGGTAAACCCCTAACACCAGCTTCTCCTTTTGGGCCAATGGGCCCTTGTAAGCCTCTTGGTCCTGGTTGTCCACCTTCTCCTGATCTACCAGACTGTCCGGGAAGCCCTGGAGGACCTGTCTGACCCTTTACTCCTGGATTTCCTCTTGGTCCTATGACACCATCATCTCCTTTTAATCCTGGGAAGCCAAGACTACCAGGAAGGCCTATTGGACCTGGTGGGCCAGGTATTCCACTTGAACCAGTGGAACCAATGTCACCTGTGAGACCTGGGTGACCTTTATCACCTTTTGGACCTGGTGCTCCAGGAAGACCAGCATGTCCCTTATGACCCTTAGGTCCTGGAAACCCAGGTGTACCATAACCTGGCAAGCCTGGGTTCCCTGGTAAACCAGGGAGACCTGGTTCCCCCTTCCCTCCAGATACCCCTGGTTGCCCTCTGAAACCATCTTTTCCTGGTTTTCCAATTCCTGGTACACCTGGTACACCTGGTTGGCCTCTATCACCAGGTGCCCCTGCCAGTCCTGGTTCTCCAGGAGAACCAGGCTTTCCTGGTATTCCTGGTTGCCCAGGAAGACCATTCATACCAGGTTTACCAATGCCAGCAATGCCCACCTGTCCAGGTGGACCTGGTGGTCCACCAGGCCCTTTCAAACCTGGAAAACCAGGTATACCAAGTCCTTTGTCTCCTTTTGGCCCTGGAGGACCAGGAAGCCCAGGCAGACCTTTTTGGCCAGGCTCCCCTAGAGGACCTCGCTGTCCTGGAAGTCCCTGATCTCCTGCTTTTGGAATCCCGGGGAGTCCTGAGGGACCTGGAAGTCCCGGAGGCCCAGGAGGTCCAGTTACTCCTACATCACCATTAGGACCGAGATCACCTTTTGATCCTGGTAATCCAGGTCCTCCAGGTTTTCCTGGCAATCCTGGCATACCAGGTTTTCCAACTCCTGGGTAGCCAGAAGGACCAGGAGGGCCTGGCTTTCCTGGTAAACCTGGCAATCCCTGTCCTGGTAGCCCAGGAGGGCCTTGTGGTCCTGGTGGTCCTGTTGGCCCTGGGGGACCCTGAATTCCTTGCAGTCCTTTTGGGAGACCTTTTACCCCTGGAACAGGAGGGCGTGGACCTTTAGCTCCTCTGGGAAAGGTTTGTCCTGTCAAGGAAAATACTAAAAGAGGTAAGTGTTTACCCACTAAATAATGATCTGACATGATCAGTTATCAGTAGTTAGTGAGGGAtgttaactaaaaaaaaataatacagctACTACTCACTGCATCTGAAAATGGACGACCCCTTATTAGGtcatttaattataaataaatgaactaataaagtcatttatttataattaatttatcaTAGCAGTGCACTTAAGTTAATATCTTGTCAGTTTTATGCCATCTCCCCTGTATTTATAATATAATTGGAAGGCACTTTTTAGTAAAAAGCTGTTAGTTAGTCAATGAAAAAGGTAAGAATTTAGTTCATGTCATATGTTGTTAGACTATATagataaatatgtaaaaaggaCCCACTGAcgtatttgatttgatttacagCAGGTTGTTAGCTTATTAATTATGGTATTAGACAAGATGCAGGAGCTAAAAGTAATTTTTCACAAACTTATTGAACTCACCTTTGCCATCTGTCAGTGGTCTCTCTTTGCCCATGTGCAATGGCGGTTGAGGAAACTCTTGTCCATACTGAGGAAGTATTGGCATCTCATTCTCCAGAAACTGTTGCTGTGGATATGCATCATATTGTGGCAATGGCTGGGGCTGTTGAGGTGGCTGTTTATGTCCATAATACACCCCACCATGAGCGAGGTATAGTAAACATAGCTGTAACACTGTGATGAGAAGATAGAAAGAATGGAGGGGTACAGCCACCATTTTCTGCAATGGAGAAACAAAAAGTGGAACTATAAGACAGATATAAAAATTTCAGTGAAATTAAATGAAAGCATCTACACACATGAAAAATCTTCATATCTGTATATCTAGTTAGAGGTATCCTTGAAGGCATCTTGAAGGCATCTTGATTCTTTAGGTGAATATGAATTAGTTTCCAAAGCCACTACACATCTTcccataaaatacagaaaatgctGTTTTGTAAAAGCAAATAAACTTCACAGTTTGTAACACAAGTAAACAGCTTTATTGGTTGATACTGATAATATTTGTATAATGAATGTATTATTTACTTATAGGTAATTTACTTAATTAATGTAAATAGAGTTTGGTCATTTAGGGTGTCTTGTGCTACTCATCAATGGGATAAATGCTGTGCAAACAGCATTTAATTATTTAGAGAagaaaataatagtaataataattaagCCTCTTAATGGTTTATGGCCATGCTCTTAAACCATACAGGTACATAGATGAATTCAAATGCCAGCTTTCAAGAGCTTACAAAATTCACTATTGTCAAACCAAAGAAAATCGCCAAAACTCTCCACTGCACATATGTGACCTTGCTTAGACATCTATTTAGAAACACTGTGTAAAAGCCTCCCACATCTTTCAAGTGATTCATACGTACATATTGTAATTAAGAGGCCCCACAGGGGATGTGGCCAGTTTTGAACATAATCTTTAATTCTTTAAACATGTCTGCGCTAAGGAGATCAGCTAAGCACTGCCAAAAGCACTgtgtgaaaataaacactgatgGGTGAATGCATGTTTTCCtcagctgcagtgtttgtgtgtcctgaaACCGAACCAAAGAGATCAAACATTTTGGAAAGCTGCAATAACTGAAGTAAGGCTTGCTTACATTTTTTAGAGCTATTATTCTAAAAAGATAGCTAAGTCGTGTTGGCTGGATGTTTCCAGGGGATTATTTTTAGAATGGAAATACTTATGTGTCCAGTTTATCTGCAAAATCAGCATGTTAGAGATGTTAGGGTTGATTTGAATATGTTGCAGTAGCTATTGCACAGGTTGCCATCTACTGCAGGGTTAACACTGAGATGTGGACACCCATTCAGATATGCACACTTACAGCCAGTTTACAATCTTtgtactgtgggaggaagccggagtacccataGGGAACCCACACAGGAACAGGGGGAACAGGCAAACTCTACACAGAGAGGCCCCAGCTGACTGGTGGACATAAACCCAGGACCCACTTACTGTGAAGTGACTGCACTTCTCATCTAACTATATACATATTTcaatattaaataattaattgctAGAGAAAACTACCAGCAGAAGCTTTCAGAATCTTCTCTCCACCACTTTCTCGAAGCCTCATAATGTTATTGAACAATATCTACATATTTCAAGGTTATAAGTTTGATCCTGAGATAAGCCAAGAGGCAAcattgtcatgatcctgggtccttttgacccagcgtttcatgttttctattattgtggTTTTGGTTCTGTTCCTCCTGTTTAGTGTTTATTCTGTTCTGCCCATCTATTCCTGTGTTAAGTCCACGTTTCCTAGTCTGTGTCCTTGcatatgtgtttcctgttttactttgaaggtctctgtcttatgTCAGCGTGTtctgtttacgtttcccctgcctcgtcagctgttatgtctcccaggtgtgtttccctcctgtttcccatcccctgattactggtgtgtatttatagtgtgtgttcacCCGTCCTCGTTGCTGGTTTGTCTGTGTTATTCTCCTCCATTTTCCTGTGTATTCTGGCTGCATTACTCTCCCTGCATCTCCGTTTCATGTCTCAAGGTttcaaggtttcaggtttggttttgcttagcttttcccagtttagtttactcTTAGCTTTTGGTTTTTGTCCACCTCATCTCTGTTTGTGTCACCCTTTGGTTAATAAAGCTCGCTCACCACTTAAgcagtctgcatcttgggtccttatctacactccacacgtctgccacacCGGACGTGACAAACATAATAGCATGTAAAAGTCTTCAGTAAAGTCTTTAGAGTTCAAGTCTGTGTGAGTGCTGATCTTCAGTAATTGAAAAAACTACTAAAAAGCACTCAAAGACAGAAAGACTCTTGGATGTGCTTCAGACGAGTTTGACATTGTGCATTCAACATTCAAACTACTGTGCTTATAAAATACCAACACACATAACACAGGACCTTTTGGAGTCTTGTGCCTAAAAGTCTAAAAAACCTCAAAAAACCTAATCTTGATTCCTCTGTCCTTGCAAATTTGAGACCTATTTCTAAGCTCTCGTTTCTGTCAAAAATCTTAGAAAAGATTGTATTTGTTCAGTTGCAATCCTTTCTAAATATTCACAATATCCTAGAGAGGTTTCAGTCGGGCTTTAAAGCCACTCACAGTACCGAAACTGCACTCTTAAAAGTTCTTAACAATCTTTTATTAGCCACTGACTCATGTGAATCGGCTGTGCTTTTGCTCTTAGACTTGACCGCTGCCTTTGATACTGTCGATCACAGCATCTTGATCTCCCGACTGGAGCACTGCGGTCTTCAGCTCCCTTTACTTGCGGTGTTCCACAGGGATCCGGGTTAAGCCCAATTCTGTTCTCTATCTATATCTAGGCTTAATtttcagaaaacacaacatctgttttcatttatatgATGACGACACTCAGTCCGGCTAAAGAATAACACCCCTGCTTCGCTGGAATCTTTATTTCAGTGTCTCGACGAAGTTAAGACCTGAATGGCCTCAAATTTTCTTAATTTtaacaaggaaaaaaagtgaTCATCTTTGGACCAAGCTGTAATTCTAGAACCCCAGATCTTGACAGTTTAGTACCTTTTGTTAAACCGCATGCAAAAAATTTGAGGGTTATACTGGATAATAAGTTTACCTTTGAGAAACAAATTAACTCTGTTGTACAGCGGTCCTTATCCAAGGTAAGATCATTCTTATCTTTTAAAAATGGTAAAAttgtaaatggtctgtatttgtatagtgctttactagtccctaaggaccccaaagcgctttacacatccagtcatccacccattgacacacacattcacacactggtgatggcaagctacattgtagccacagccaccctggggcacactgacagaggcgaggctgccggacactggcgccaccgggcgcaaggacacaacgaccgagactaaAAACCTAGAATGGGCAATTCACGCTTTTATCTCAACTGGACTCTTGTAATTCTTTATATGTAGGCGTTAGCCAGTCTTGTCTAGCACGGCTCCAGCTggtccagaatgctgcagctCGTCTCCTGACACGTACAAAGAGACACAAACATATTTCCCCGGTGCTTGCCTCACTTCACTGGCTCCCAGACCGCTTTagaattaaatagaaaaattttATTGATGACTTATAAAGCACTGAACAGACAGGCTCCAGAATATCTGTGTGACTTACTGCAGCCTTATATGTCCCCTAGAGCTCTTAGATCAAGTGATCTGGCCACATCTAAGTCGAGACTGGTTCACAGAGGTGACCGGGCATTTGCGGTTGTGGCGCCGAAAATGTGGAATGATTTACCTCTCCACATTAGAAAGGCCCCGACCGTCAATCTTTTCAAATCGTATcttaaaaaacacttttactcATTGGCTTTCAACACTGCATGAGAGTTACCTATCTATCTACTTACTCATCTGTTGCCAGGTATTTGTTATTGATGTCATTTGTTACTGTGTAATTTTTATCTTTGTACAGTTCTTTGGCcaacattttgttgttattaaatgtgctatataaataaaaaataaagtaaagtaaaaggcTAAGTAAAAAACTTTAAAAGGGGGAGTTACTGTTTGAGGACAGATTGTCAGTTTGGACAGTCAAAAGCTTAACTGTCAGTTTGAAGAGCTCAGGCTTTTGGAGGACTACTTGAGAAATTTGGAGGTTCTAAGTTCAGGCGTTCACTGAGTTTTTGAAGGATAACAGTGAAAGTAAACATTAAAAGCTCTATGAATGAACACTCAAGTGTAGCCTGGAAGTTTACTAAAGCTGGGTTTGACTCTTATCAGAATTTTGTAATTTATGAAGTCTTGGATGTAAATGCTTCAAGAAAACCAgtttaaatatgtgattaaacAGCACATATGGACTGGAGATTAATTTTGAAAGGAAAGAGTGAAACTCTAGTCCGGTCAAATAGGTCAGACTGCTTGAGGCTGTGGAGTCTGTTCTTATGAGAGCTGTTAAAGTTTGAAGCACAACACCAACAATGAAATGTTCAGAGAAAAAACCAAATGCCATAAAACTCGCAGTTAACTAAaagttaattttaaaaatacattaaggaaaaaaaagatcacaCTTAAACACTACAACACTGATTCACAACACTGAACTTTTGCTTCAGAACTCAGACGATCATAACTGAATGACAAATTGTAATTGAATTCTGTATCACCTTTTTTGGTTTTCAAAGAACATGGCCTTTAATATCACTGACTGTAACTGACTGTCAGAACTAGCACAATATTTGGGATGAAAATGTCTGTTTAGGTTTGTTTGCTTCAGGTGTGATGAACCCCTGTTTGTGGAGGATCAGTTCACTCATTATGTCTTTGCCTTTTGAGGATTAAACCTCAGAGGGAAGAGGGAAGCAACAACAAACACACCTAATTTATGAAACTTTTTCAGACTTATGGTTTGTGCTTGAACCCCAAATatttaacaaggtaaaatacaGATATATATGCAAACTGCCTCTAATCTAcgtatttctttgtgtttaaagTACATAGTGGTCACAAGAAGACCAAGGTAATAGGAAAGACTGTAAGGAAGATTGTTAGAAGAGTTGGTGGTTCTATATATTCTATATTGGTTCAATTTTTAGATTCAATGCCTGAAgtaaaaaattgaaaaacaacTGAAAGTGCCATATGTGTATAAGTGTTGGAAAGCACTATTATGAAGCAGTTGCTGCTGCTACTACCCTAATGTAACCCATCAACAGTGACTGTACAAGACCCATATAGCATAAATAACTGATAACTgatatctttaatatttaagTAAACGTCCTCAGCATTCAAACTTTGTGTAACCTTGTGTTACAGAGATATCACCCCAATCAGAGAAACCACCTGAGTCAAAACATGGGGAAGCACCCGTAACATTTGTGCAGCTGGTCCATGGAGGAACTAGATGTAGGTCATAATGTGGAACAAAGTGTtaaatacaatgaaattggTCCACTGCAGCCCTTATGCATGCCTTTTTATAGTTGTTCATGCACCTTCCTTGTCGTGAGCAAATGTTTCTACCAGTGCACAACTGGGCTGTTTTTGGAGGACTGCACACAAGCAGTTCTGTGTGGGTTGCATACCCATAGTCCTTTCCTCTTTGTACTCAAAGACCTATGCAATGGTTCCATAAATCCACCCTTAGGCACAAAATATTTGGAAACTCACTGTTGGAAGATTTCATTTAAATAGTCATTAAAATTCCAgagtttctgctgctgttttacatttttaatgaatttcttccagagaaaaaaagaacagaccGCTTCAATCAAAAACCGTTTGCCAACTGACTGAATTTCAGTCATGTCAGCGTTTTAATGTCACATTTTAGGCGAGACAATCTTTTGCTTTTCATGCATCTCCAAACATTCAATCTTGGAGCAAAATCACTTGTTTAATCTTTTTCAGCTATAAAGCCAGCAGGAGACTGATCCTCAAATATTGAGCTTCTAAGCAGAACATGGTTTCACACGTTGGGAAATCGCTCTGCAGACAAAAAAGGAACACATGTTTGGCAAGGAAATAACAATGAGGACCTCCAAGGTTATGCCGCTCTTCATGGCTCAGAGACATAAAGCATACAAAAACATACCCACTTTTAACTGGTGGGTTTGCTACAAAGCAAACAACGCAAG
This window harbors:
- the LOC116312241 gene encoding collagen alpha-1(VIII) chain-like, yielding MVAVPLHSFYLLITVLQLCLLYLAHGGVYYGHKQPPQQPQPLPQYDAYPQQQFLENEMPILPQYGQEFPQPPLHMGKERPLTDGKGQTFPRGAKGPRPPVPGVKGLPKGLQGIQGPPGPTGPPGPQGPPGLPGQGLPGLPGKPGPPGPSGYPGVGKPGMPGLPGKPGGPGLPGSKGDLGPNGDVGVTGPPGPPGLPGPSGLPGIPKAGDQGLPGQRGPLGEPGQKGLPGLPGPPGPKGDKGLGIPGFPGLKGPGGPPGPPGQVGIAGIGKPGMNGLPGQPGIPGKPGSPGEPGLAGAPGDRGQPGVPGVPGIGKPGKDGFRGQPGVSGGKGEPGLPGLPGNPGLPGYGTPGFPGPKGHKGHAGLPGAPGPKGDKGHPGLTGDIGSTGSSGIPGPPGPIGLPGSLGFPGLKGDDGVIGPRGNPGVKGQTGPPGLPGQSGRSGEGGQPGPRGLQGPIGPKGEAGVRGLPGAPGAAGLTGTRGEGGQAGEKGPQGPQGIPGLTGPGGPIGPPGLPGRKGDAGLPGKPGYPGDGAPGPPGLVGPQGNPGPSGPPGFPGQPGQPGPPGPPGQPASFPDLGQILPMTGPYSGQKQGYKNPNGGEIGGNGPELPAFTAKLTNPFPPVGSPVIFDKLLHNGNQDYSPQNGVFTCSIPGIYYFSYNVHCKGGNVWVALMKNNEPVMYTYDEYKKGLLDQASGSAVLPLRKGDTVHIQLPSEQAAGLYAGQYVHSTFSGYLLYIM